AGGTTGCTTATAATTCAGTAAAAGAAAGTTTAATCAAATATGAAAATATAGAAGAAGTAAGATTTGTATGTTTTGATAAATACAATTATAAATTATATCAGGATTTATTATTTAATGATATGAAGTAATCTTGCTGTTATAGTGGTAATAATAGTAAGTGAAAAATAATAAAATTTAAAGCGAGAAATAAAGCTATAAATTTGAATAGACAACAGTATTTCCATATTTTAAATGAATTGGAGGAAAATATTATGTTAGAAACAAATGAATATCTTTGCAATATGTATAGACAACTATCACAAGAATCATCTCATAGTGATATGTTTCAGATTTCAAAAGATATTGGAACAGGTGAAATAAGAAGAATGAAATCAAAACAAGGTCTTATTTTTTCAAATTGGAATATGATATTTGACTCGGATATGAATGTATATGGTAAAAATTATGATCAATATATTGATTTTAGCTTTTGTATAAAAAATGGAGTTTCATGGGAATCACCAGATGTAGGAAAGAAATTTGAAATAGATAAAGGGCAGTTTTTTATTTGCCATAATGATTGTTTTGAGGAACATATTTGTTATGAGAAGGGGGTAGATTTTGAATTTATCAATATTAAAATACCTAAAAAATATTTTAATGGCATAGTAAAAGAAAATTTTGAAAAAGATGAAAGTAAATTCATAAAATTTCTTATGGAAAATTTTTTAAAAAGTGAAATAAGTCCATCGATGAAGAGGGTGTTAATGGAATTGTCCACTTTTAAATATAAGGGTGCAATAGCTTCTATGTTTATTGAAGGAAAATTTATGGAACTCATGGCTATATGTTTTAATATGATTTTTGAAAAAAGGTATAATCAAGGAACAAAAATAATATTAAATAAAACAAATATGGAGGCTATTAAAGAGGCAAAATTTATAATTGATTCCCAAATTCCTCATTCTCTAAGTTGTGAAGAACTGTCAAACCTTGTCCATATTAGTCTATCTAAATTGTGTAAAGGATTCAAAAACATGTATGGAATGCCTGTTCATTCATATATTATTGATCAACAATTAGAAATAGCAGCATCTATGCTTCAACAAGGTATGTATAATGTGGGGGAAGTAGCATCTCTTATAGGATATTCAAATATGAGTCATTTTTCTTCATCTTTTCGAAAAAAATATGGCATCAATCCAAAAGAATTTCAGAAAAGTTATCTGGATAATTTGGAGTAAAAATAAACATTTCTTTGGTAGTTTTTTATAGTGAGTAAAGATTAAACTATAAATAGGTTAGTTTTTTTACTTTTTAGTTAGTCACAGCTAACTAAAAACAATGAACAAACTAAAGTATATAATGCATTTAAAGGAGGTAAATTAAATGTTTGACAAGGTGATGGAATATGCTGGACCACATAAAAAAGGAATGTTTTGGTCCACAATACTTATATTAGTCAGTGTTATGATGGGAGTTGTACCTTTTATTTTAGCATATGAAATTATTTCACCATTGATTGAAGGACAGTCTATTATTATATCCTATGTGGCGTGGCGAGTTGTAGGTGTGCTAGTATGTTTAGTTTTACAAGCAGTTTTGTATGCAAAAGGATTGTCAGTTTCTCATAGAGCCGCATATAGTACACTTATGCGTCTTAGGATTTCTCTTCAAGAAAAATTAGAAAAATTACCAATGGGGGTTATTCAAGAGAAAGGGACAGGAACATTGAAAAAGCTCTTTGTAGATGATGTAGACAGCTTGGAACTTTTGATTGCGCATACATTACCTGAAGGTATTGCTAATTTAATGATTCCAGTGGTTGTCTATATTATGATGTTTATAACTGATTGGAAATTGGCATTTTTATCTTTAGCATCTGTACCAATTAGTTTCGTAGCTATGATGATTATGTATTCTATAGGAATGAAGGAAATGGGAAGATACTATCAGTCTGGACAAGTGATGAACAACACTATTATTGAGTATATAAATGGAATGGAAGTTATTAAGGTATTTAATAGAGAAGGAGAATCTTATGCTAAGTTTAAAGGAGATGTTTTAAACTACAGAGATTTAACTTTAAAATGGTTTAAGGCATGTTGGCCATGGATGGCTTTGTATAGTAGTTTATTGCCTTGTACAATTATATTAACACTGCCTTTAGGTTCATTTTTTGTTCTTAAGGGGTATTCAACCCTTTCAAATTTAATTTTGGTTTTATGTTTATCAATTAGTATTGGAATTCCTCTTTTAAAAGCTTTAAGCTTTATGCCTGCACTACCTCAGCTAAATTATAAAATTACTGCATTGGAGCAAGTTTTAAGTTCAGAGGCTCTAAAAGAAACTAATACATCTTTTAATGGCAGAGATTATACTGTAGATTTTAACAAGGTTTCTTTTGCATATAAAGATAAAGAAGTTATTCATAAGGTTAGTCTTACAGCAAAAGAAGGTGAGATGACAGCATTAGTAGGAGAGTCTGGTTCTGGTAAGAGTACACTTGCCAAACTTTTAGTTCATTATTATGACATTAATAATGGAAGTATTTCTATTGGCGGTCAAAATATTTGTGAAATGAGCTTAGAGTCTTTGAATGATAAAATAGCCTATGTTGCTCAGGATCAGTATTTGTTTAATATTAGTATTATGAAAAATATACGCCTAGGCAAGCAAGATGCCACAGAGGAAGAAGTTATGGAGGCTGCAAAGAAGGCTCAATGTATGGAATTTATAGAGCGCTTGCCAAAAGGTTTTCATACTTTAGCTGGAGATAGTGGGAATCAACTTTCAGGAGGCCAAAAGCAACGTATTACCCTTGCTAGGGCAATATTAAAGAATGCTCCTATTATTATTTTAGATGAAGCAACTGCTTTTGCAGATCCTGAAAATGAAGAAAAAATAGAACAAGCTATTACAGAACTTGTAAAAAACAAAACACTATTAGTTATTGCACATAGGTTGTCATCTATTATGGATGCTCATCAAATTTGCATTATGGATAATGGCTCTATAGCTTCTAAGGGAACTCATAGTGAACTTTTAGAAAGTAGTCCAATTTATAAAAAGCTTTGGAATGCAGGGCAAGAAAGTACTCAATGGCAACTAAAGGAAAAAAAGGGGGGTATTTAAGATGATAATTAAATTAATTCAAAGGATTCTAAAACTCTCTGGAAAGTATAAGGGAAGGATTAAATTTGCATTTGTTCTTGCTGTAGTTGAATCTATTTTATCTAAACTACCAATATATTATGCTTTTGTTATTTTATCAAAGTTTTATAATAATTCTATTACAACAAAGGATTGTCTTCATGTGGGAATTGCTTTGGTTGTAACTATAATCCTTCAAATGTTTATTCATAATTTTATAGATAAATTGCAAAGTGCAGCTGGCTATATGATGTTTGCAGATAAGAGAATTAAGCTTGGTGATCATCTTCGCAAACTACCTATGGGTTACTATACAGAGGGTAATATAGGTAAGATCAGTTCTGTATTAAGTACAGATATGATATTTATTGAAGAGGTGGCTATGAGTACTGTAGCTAACATGATGAGCTATATTTTATCCTCTATTATTCTTGTGATATTTATGTTTTTTCTCCATTGGAGGCTTGGACTTATATCTGCATTAACAAGTATTGTAGCAACTATTGTGGCTTGGAAAATGAACCAACTATCATTAAAAGAATCAACTATGCGTCAAGAACAAAGTGAACACTTAACGGATGCAGTGTTATCTTTTACTGAGGGGATTGGAGTTATAAAGAGTTATAATCTTCTTGGAGAAAAATCATCAGAGCTTTCTGATAATTTTCGTGAGTCTAAAGAAAAATCCATTGGATTTGAAGAGAAAATGACTCCGTGGATTATGAATTTAAACATGATTTATGCTATAGGTATAACATTGATTTTTGGTACTGCTATACAATTGCAACAGCAAAACATATTGTCATTGTCTTATCTTTTAGGAGTTCTTTTATTTGTTTTTGATATATTTGGGCCTCTTAAGGCTTTGTATGGTGAGGCGTCTAGGCTTACCGTTATGAACAGTTGTCTTGATCGAATTGAGGAAGTATTGACAGAACCTGAGTTAGAAGATACAGGGAGCAATGCACTTCCACAAGAAATTACTACGGGAGTTGAGATTAGCTTTGATCATGTTGATTTTGCATATCAGGAAAAGAAGGTTTTAAAAGATATAAATTTCCAAATGAAAAAGAATACAATGACTGCCCTTGTAGGGCCATCTGGCGGAGGAAAAACTACTATTGCAAATATATTAGCACGTTTTTGGGATATAGAACATGGAAAGATTTCTATAAGAGGAGAGAATATTCGCCATATACCCCTTGCAACTCTTATGGATCAAATTAGTATGGTTTTCCAGCGAGTATATCTTTTTAAGGATACTATATATAACAATATTTTAATGGGAAAGCCAGATGCTACTGAGGAAGAAATATATGATGCCTCCCGAAAAGCACGATGTTATGATTTTATTATGGAATTGCCAGATGGATTTCAAACCATGGTTGGTGAAGGTGGAGCTACACTTTCAGGTGGAGAAAAACAGCGTATTTCTATTGCACGATGCATACTTAAAGATGCTCCTATCGTAATACTTGATGAGGCCACTGCAAGCGTTGATAGTGATAATGAAAGTTATATTCAAGAAGCTATGTCAGAACTTGTTAAAGGAAAGACGCTTTTGGTTATTGCACATCGTCTTAATACAATAAAGGCTGCAGATCAGATTCTGGTTATTTCTAAAGGTGAAATTGTAGAACAAGGTGTTCATAAGGAACTCTTACAGAAAAAAGATGGAATTTATCATAAATTTTGCAAAACCATGGAAAAGAAAAATAACTGGAGTTTGTAGCTAAATAGTTTTTATTATTTATAAGTTGATAAAGCAAATTATTTATGGAAACTTAGTTTTAGTTAGATATTATAAATTTTTATAGTGTATATACTTTAACTTGTCAATTAATAATTGGCAAGTTTTTTGTATATAAAGAAAACCATCTGCTATCTAGATGTGTTCATAAAAGCTTAAGCATTAAAAAAATACCTCACTTTGATAAAATAGGTATGGTTTCGCTAGCCAATCTAAAATCAAAGGAGGTATTGCCCAAGATGGACAATAATAGTTTAGCACATATTAAGTGGAGGTGTAAAGATCATATACATATGTTTGCATCAATATCGCCTAAGGTGGTAGGTATTTATTTTTCTTAGTATTATAGCTTTTATTTAAAAAATATAGATCCTTATAAAATCCTTATAATTACAGTTTATAGTAAATAGTGAACAGAAGGAGAGGATGATAAATATGGAAAAATATATTTTACAAACAAGGGATCTTTGCAAAGTTTTTAAAGATCAACAGGCAGTAAATAATATTTCAATAAAGGTTAAAGAAAATTCTGTGTATGGATTATTAGGACCTAATGGTGCAGGCAAATCTACTATATTAAAAATGTTAACAGGAATGATACGTCCGACATCCGGAGAAATTATATTTGATAATCATCATTGGACTAGAAAAGATTTAGTGAGTATTGGTGCTCTTATTGAAGCTCCACCTCTTTATGAGAACTTAACTGCAAGGGAAAATCTAAAAGTACGTACCACTCTTTTAGGATTAAAAGATTCACGAATTGATGAGGTATTAAGAATTGTTGATTTGACTAATACAGGTAAAAAAACTGCAGGAAAATTTTCTATGGGTATGAAGCAACGTTTGGGTATTGCAATTGCACTACTTAATAATCCTAAACTACTAATATTGGATGAGCCTACTAATGGTCTTGATCCTATTGGAATTCAAGAATTACGTGAATTAATTAGATATTTTCCTAAACAAGGAATAACAGTTATTTTATCTAGTCATATTTTAGCAGAAGTTCAACTTATTGCAGACCATATTGGAATTATAAGTAATGGTATTTTAGGATATGAAGCAAAAATTAATCCTTCAGAGAATTTAGAGACTCTTTTCACTGAAGTTGTAAAAAAGAATAAGAGAAGGGAGATATAAAAATGTTAAATTATATAAAAGCTGAAAAGTTTAAATGTAAAAGAACTTTTGGTAAGAAGAATACTTATATAGCTCCAATTACCGTTCTGCTACTTGCATTTTTATCTCCATTGTTTTATCAAGCCTGTGCATTTAATTGGTGGTATCTATTAATTTTACCAGGATTTATTGCTCTTAGCTGCTACTTTGTACATCAAAAGGAGGAAAAAAAATTAAATTATAGAGCTGTATTTTCACTACCTATTGATTTAAAAAAAGTATGGATTGCAAAGAACCTTATGATTTCTATAAATCTATTTATTTCCTGTATGGTTTTATCAATTGGTATAATTTTAGTAGGTATATTTATCACTGGAACTAAAAATATTCCATTTATAAAGGCTTTTGTGGCCAGTTTTATTATAGCTTTAACATCTTTGTGGCAGGTTCCTTTATGTTTATTTTTATCAAAAAAACTTGGAGCTTTTGGAGTTATATTAGTAAATGTTGGAGCTGGATTAATTTCTAGTATAAGTATGGTATCTAAGTCTTTATGGTGGTTGTGTCCTTATACATGGACAACTAGATTAATGTGTCCAATACTAGGAATATTACCTAATGGACTATTTGCAAAACCAGGCGATCCATTATTAAATCCTAATGTTATCCCTGTTGGAATTGTTATATCTATTTTATTATTTCTTTTACTTATGCTTATTACAACCAATTGGTTTAAGCATCAGGAGGTAGTTTAAGTATGATAAACTTATTTAGATGTATAAAATCAGATTTTTACAAATTAAAACGTACTCCTATTTTATATTTACATGTTTTTATTCCACTTATAGGCGCATTTGTATTTTTACTTTATTATTCTTTTGGTAGTAAAGGAAATATAGAAAATATTAGTACTTACTTAGAGGCACTATCTATAGTATTTCCATTGTTAATTGGTTTAATGAGTGGAATGGTTATAGAACAAGAGGAGAGAGCAGGAAATTTTCAAATGCTCTTAAGTAGTACAAAATGTAAGAGTGTTACTTATATAAGTAAATTAATTTTATTACTTTTATTAGGTTTTTTTTCTGTAATAATTGCTATAGGAGTTTTTGCTATTGGTTTTAAAAATATGGATTTCATGTTTTATTTAAAAGAAGTAATTATTTTATTTTCAGCAAACATTCTTTTATATATTTTTCATGTATTAATAACCTTTAAATTTGGTAGAGGCGCTTCTATAGGTTTAGGAATATGTGGAACTCTACTTTCAGCATTAATGATTACAGGTTTAGGTGATAGTTGTTGGCAATGGATGCCTTGGGCTTTTGGAGTTAGATTTTGTGATTATGTTATATTAAAGATAATAGATCCTTTACGTTATAATATTCTATCTAAAGAAGTAAGTATAGGAATTTTAATTATGATACTTGAAATTTGCATTGCTCTAATAAGTAGTGTTTTATGGTTTAAATATTGGGAAGGCAGAGAATCTTATGAATAAATTAAAAAATACAGCATATATCATTCAAAATAAACTGTATTTTTTTATCATAGAGATTATAATTGAAAATGAAATATTGTAAAGGTAGGAGGAGATTATGTCAAAGATACTTGTTATTGATGATGAAGAAGATATTCTAATTCTTATTAAAAATATTCTTTCTAAGGATAATCATTTAGTAACTACTATGAAAAAAGCAAAAGATATTCCAGTAAATGATTTTATAGGATTTGATTTGATTTTACTAGATGTAATGATGCCTGATATTGATGGATTTACTTTGTGTAAGGAAATTAGAGATATTGTAGATTGCCCAATTCTTTTTTTAACAGCAAAAACTATGGAACAGGATATTATGTTTGGACTAGGAATTGGTGGAGATGATTATATAACAAAACCTTTTGGTATAGGAGAATTAAGAGCTAGGGTTAATGCTCACCTTCGCAGAGAACATCGTGAAAAGCGGCATATTTTTGTGGCTTCAGATGTAACATTTAATATATCAAGTAAGGAAATTAAAATAGATGATATAAAAGTACCATTTACAAAGGGAGAATATGCTATATGTGAATATCTTGCAAGAAATTCGGGTCAGGTATTTTCTAAAGAACAAATATATGAAGAGGTCTATGGATATGATGGTGAAAGTGATAGCTCTGCTATTACAGAGCATATTAAAAATATTAGGGCTAAGTTAAAAGTATTTAATAAATCCCCAATAGAAACAGTTTGGGGGATCGGCTATAAATGGATATAAATAAGAAACAGGTTACATTAAAAAG
Above is a window of Clostridium sporogenes DNA encoding:
- a CDS encoding AraC family transcriptional regulator, which encodes MLETNEYLCNMYRQLSQESSHSDMFQISKDIGTGEIRRMKSKQGLIFSNWNMIFDSDMNVYGKNYDQYIDFSFCIKNGVSWESPDVGKKFEIDKGQFFICHNDCFEEHICYEKGVDFEFINIKIPKKYFNGIVKENFEKDESKFIKFLMENFLKSEISPSMKRVLMELSTFKYKGAIASMFIEGKFMELMAICFNMIFEKRYNQGTKIILNKTNMEAIKEAKFIIDSQIPHSLSCEELSNLVHISLSKLCKGFKNMYGMPVHSYIIDQQLEIAASMLQQGMYNVGEVASLIGYSNMSHFSSSFRKKYGINPKEFQKSYLDNLE
- a CDS encoding ABC transporter ATP-binding protein/permease, translated to MFDKVMEYAGPHKKGMFWSTILILVSVMMGVVPFILAYEIISPLIEGQSIIISYVAWRVVGVLVCLVLQAVLYAKGLSVSHRAAYSTLMRLRISLQEKLEKLPMGVIQEKGTGTLKKLFVDDVDSLELLIAHTLPEGIANLMIPVVVYIMMFITDWKLAFLSLASVPISFVAMMIMYSIGMKEMGRYYQSGQVMNNTIIEYINGMEVIKVFNREGESYAKFKGDVLNYRDLTLKWFKACWPWMALYSSLLPCTIILTLPLGSFFVLKGYSTLSNLILVLCLSISIGIPLLKALSFMPALPQLNYKITALEQVLSSEALKETNTSFNGRDYTVDFNKVSFAYKDKEVIHKVSLTAKEGEMTALVGESGSGKSTLAKLLVHYYDINNGSISIGGQNICEMSLESLNDKIAYVAQDQYLFNISIMKNIRLGKQDATEEEVMEAAKKAQCMEFIERLPKGFHTLAGDSGNQLSGGQKQRITLARAILKNAPIIILDEATAFADPENEEKIEQAITELVKNKTLLVIAHRLSSIMDAHQICIMDNGSIASKGTHSELLESSPIYKKLWNAGQESTQWQLKEKKGGI
- a CDS encoding ABC transporter ATP-binding protein/permease is translated as MIIKLIQRILKLSGKYKGRIKFAFVLAVVESILSKLPIYYAFVILSKFYNNSITTKDCLHVGIALVVTIILQMFIHNFIDKLQSAAGYMMFADKRIKLGDHLRKLPMGYYTEGNIGKISSVLSTDMIFIEEVAMSTVANMMSYILSSIILVIFMFFLHWRLGLISALTSIVATIVAWKMNQLSLKESTMRQEQSEHLTDAVLSFTEGIGVIKSYNLLGEKSSELSDNFRESKEKSIGFEEKMTPWIMNLNMIYAIGITLIFGTAIQLQQQNILSLSYLLGVLLFVFDIFGPLKALYGEASRLTVMNSCLDRIEEVLTEPELEDTGSNALPQEITTGVEISFDHVDFAYQEKKVLKDINFQMKKNTMTALVGPSGGGKTTIANILARFWDIEHGKISIRGENIRHIPLATLMDQISMVFQRVYLFKDTIYNNILMGKPDATEEEIYDASRKARCYDFIMELPDGFQTMVGEGGATLSGGEKQRISIARCILKDAPIVILDEATASVDSDNESYIQEAMSELVKGKTLLVIAHRLNTIKAADQILVISKGEIVEQGVHKELLQKKDGIYHKFCKTMEKKNNWSL
- a CDS encoding lantibiotic protection ABC transporter ATP-binding protein; amino-acid sequence: MEKYILQTRDLCKVFKDQQAVNNISIKVKENSVYGLLGPNGAGKSTILKMLTGMIRPTSGEIIFDNHHWTRKDLVSIGALIEAPPLYENLTARENLKVRTTLLGLKDSRIDEVLRIVDLTNTGKKTAGKFSMGMKQRLGIAIALLNNPKLLILDEPTNGLDPIGIQELRELIRYFPKQGITVILSSHILAEVQLIADHIGIISNGILGYEAKINPSENLETLFTEVVKKNKRREI
- a CDS encoding lantibiotic immunity ABC transporter MutE/EpiE family permease subunit encodes the protein MLNYIKAEKFKCKRTFGKKNTYIAPITVLLLAFLSPLFYQACAFNWWYLLILPGFIALSCYFVHQKEEKKLNYRAVFSLPIDLKKVWIAKNLMISINLFISCMVLSIGIILVGIFITGTKNIPFIKAFVASFIIALTSLWQVPLCLFLSKKLGAFGVILVNVGAGLISSISMVSKSLWWLCPYTWTTRLMCPILGILPNGLFAKPGDPLLNPNVIPVGIVISILLFLLLMLITTNWFKHQEVV
- a CDS encoding lantibiotic immunity ABC transporter MutG family permease subunit, with protein sequence MINLFRCIKSDFYKLKRTPILYLHVFIPLIGAFVFLLYYSFGSKGNIENISTYLEALSIVFPLLIGLMSGMVIEQEERAGNFQMLLSSTKCKSVTYISKLILLLLLGFFSVIIAIGVFAIGFKNMDFMFYLKEVIILFSANILLYIFHVLITFKFGRGASIGLGICGTLLSALMITGLGDSCWQWMPWAFGVRFCDYVILKIIDPLRYNILSKEVSIGILIMILEICIALISSVLWFKYWEGRESYE
- a CDS encoding response regulator transcription factor encodes the protein MSKILVIDDEEDILILIKNILSKDNHLVTTMKKAKDIPVNDFIGFDLILLDVMMPDIDGFTLCKEIRDIVDCPILFLTAKTMEQDIMFGLGIGGDDYITKPFGIGELRARVNAHLRREHREKRHIFVASDVTFNISSKEIKIDDIKVPFTKGEYAICEYLARNSGQVFSKEQIYEEVYGYDGESDSSAITEHIKNIRAKLKVFNKSPIETVWGIGYKWI